One Pontibacter deserti genomic region harbors:
- a CDS encoding DEAD/DEAH box helicase has translation MKFEDYRISDEIKNSLSKLGFKRPTDIQFKAIPPIMKGEDVLAIAQTGTGKTAAFAIPILDKLQFSKNRRREDGIKCVVMVPTRELAIQITEVFEEIGRGTRVKTFCVFGGVEQGPQIARLEAGIDILVATPGRLFDLVSQGYIKLHRIEVLVLDEADHMLDLGFIHDIRHLITKLPRNRQTLFFSATINEQIKELAYSLVNKPVRIQISPKDPVSKNVDHSVMYVEMDDKRFFLERIVNQNPDKKILVFVRTKVRAERVQKAMERVNITAEVIHGGKEQQDRLSAMKLFKKGDVKMLIATDVSARGIDIPNVDYVVNYDLPDQPENYVHRVGRTGRGTAKGIAVSFCAPEEKPILDEIQHYLTKDIKVIEVEREDYEATIDFSADAKYDWKALMQEAEQEDKQIKAAKSKKAKAKAKKKK, from the coding sequence ATGAAGTTTGAAGATTACCGCATATCCGACGAGATAAAGAATAGCCTGAGCAAATTGGGATTTAAGCGCCCTACCGATATCCAGTTTAAAGCCATTCCTCCTATTATGAAAGGCGAGGACGTGCTGGCCATTGCCCAGACCGGAACCGGAAAAACTGCTGCTTTCGCCATCCCAATCCTGGATAAGCTGCAATTTAGTAAGAACCGGCGCCGCGAAGATGGTATAAAATGCGTGGTAATGGTACCAACCCGTGAACTTGCTATCCAGATTACCGAAGTGTTTGAAGAAATAGGTCGAGGCACCCGAGTGAAAACATTCTGTGTATTTGGAGGGGTAGAGCAGGGGCCGCAAATAGCCAGGCTGGAAGCAGGTATAGATATTCTGGTAGCTACGCCAGGCCGGTTATTTGACCTTGTAAGCCAGGGGTATATTAAGCTCCACCGCATAGAAGTACTGGTACTGGACGAAGCTGACCACATGCTGGACCTGGGCTTTATTCACGATATCCGCCACCTGATAACCAAACTGCCACGCAACCGCCAGACATTATTCTTCTCAGCAACAATAAACGAGCAGATAAAGGAGCTGGCTTATTCTTTGGTGAATAAACCGGTTCGCATCCAGATATCACCTAAAGATCCAGTTTCTAAAAACGTGGACCACTCGGTGATGTATGTGGAAATGGATGATAAACGTTTCTTTTTAGAGCGTATCGTAAATCAGAACCCGGATAAAAAGATACTGGTATTTGTGCGCACCAAAGTACGTGCCGAGCGTGTGCAGAAAGCAATGGAGCGGGTAAATATTACTGCCGAAGTAATACACGGTGGCAAAGAGCAACAAGATCGTTTATCGGCAATGAAGCTGTTTAAGAAGGGTGATGTAAAGATGTTGATTGCGACGGATGTAAGTGCACGTGGTATTGATATCCCGAACGTAGATTATGTAGTGAATTATGACCTGCCTGACCAGCCCGAAAACTATGTGCACCGTGTAGGCCGTACGGGCCGCGGCACTGCCAAAGGTATAGCCGTAAGTTTTTGTGCACCCGAAGAAAAACCTATACTTGATGAAATACAGCACTACCTGACCAAAGACATAAAGGTAATTGAAGTAGAACGCGAAGACTACGAAGCCACTATAGATTTTAGTGCCGATGCCAAATATGACTGGAAAGCCCTGATGCAGGAAGCAGAGCAGGAAGACAAGCAGATAAAAGCCGCTAAAAGTAAAAAGGCCAAAGCAAAAGCTAAGAAAAAGAAGTAA
- a CDS encoding dihydrofolate reductase family protein: protein MRKIVLYIAASLDGYIARPDGGIDWLENEVYKIDGEDFGYSSFMKTIDTTLMGHSTYKVVAGFDMPFPYPDKTNYVFTHSQQPDNEFVHFISSNAAEFVRQLKQQPGKDIWLIGGSQLNTLLLNAGLIDEIILTYIPIILGNGIPLFAPFASEKMLNVKESKHFENGFVQLLIEMNNNGKV from the coding sequence ATGAGAAAAATAGTACTCTACATTGCAGCCAGCCTGGATGGCTACATTGCCCGCCCCGACGGAGGTATAGACTGGCTCGAAAATGAAGTATACAAAATTGATGGGGAAGACTTCGGGTACAGTAGTTTCATGAAGACCATAGATACAACCTTGATGGGCCATAGTACCTATAAAGTTGTGGCTGGCTTTGATATGCCTTTCCCTTACCCGGACAAAACAAATTATGTGTTTACCCACTCGCAGCAGCCCGATAACGAGTTTGTACACTTTATAAGCAGCAATGCAGCGGAGTTTGTAAGACAGTTAAAACAACAGCCTGGCAAAGATATCTGGCTTATTGGTGGCAGCCAATTAAATACCCTGCTTCTTAATGCCGGCCTTATAGACGAGATCATACTTACCTACATACCAATTATACTTGGTAACGGCATTCCACTGTTTGCCCCGTTTGCCAGCGAGAAAATGCTGAACGTGAAAGAAAGTAAGCACTTTGAAAATGGCTTTGTGCAACTGCTGATCGAAATGAATAATAACGGGAAGGTATAA
- a CDS encoding hemolysin family protein: MEIIIIFILTLLNGFFALSEIALVSVKRNRIEQKAAKGSGNAKDVLKLLDEPENFLSSVQVGITLISIVAGAYGGAALSERFTPVVASITPLAPYAEEISIVIIVGLITYFTIVIGELIPKTIALNNPERIALVVAPIIRIFTKFSYPLVKLLSGSTNLSIKLLGIKENKSRATLTEEELRHLIKVAGREGVLEKEEERLHDNLFYLYEQRNRSLMTYRTEVEWLDINYPAPELHERIMLSAHTKFPVCQGSLDNTIGLLSVKDYFEQVEKQGKPLADVLRQPIFVSESMYAMQTLKLFQRKKQYLALVVNEFGAVEGIITLHDIMEAIMGDLPDVDETSEPDIYLREDGSYLVSGAILVRELNRELGYELIKDHPEHYATLGGFILYTLSKIPKIGDTITLRTHELEVIDMDASRIDKVLVKTIPPTPEAAA, translated from the coding sequence ATGGAAATCATCATCATCTTTATACTTACACTGCTCAATGGTTTTTTTGCCCTGTCTGAGATTGCACTGGTATCTGTAAAGCGTAACAGAATAGAGCAAAAGGCAGCCAAGGGCAGCGGTAATGCAAAAGATGTTTTAAAACTGCTTGATGAGCCGGAGAATTTCCTGTCGTCGGTGCAGGTGGGTATAACGCTGATAAGTATAGTGGCGGGTGCTTATGGTGGCGCTGCCCTCTCAGAGAGGTTTACGCCAGTAGTTGCAAGTATAACTCCATTGGCTCCTTATGCCGAGGAAATCTCCATTGTGATTATAGTTGGACTGATCACTTATTTCACCATTGTTATCGGCGAGCTTATACCTAAAACCATTGCCCTTAATAACCCCGAACGCATTGCACTGGTCGTTGCACCTATTATCAGGATCTTCACAAAATTCAGTTATCCGTTGGTAAAGCTGTTGTCCGGCTCTACCAACTTATCTATTAAACTATTAGGTATCAAAGAGAACAAAAGCAGGGCAACGCTTACAGAAGAAGAATTAAGGCATTTAATTAAAGTGGCAGGTCGTGAGGGTGTGCTTGAAAAAGAAGAAGAACGCCTGCACGATAACCTGTTTTACCTGTACGAGCAAAGAAACCGCAGCCTGATGACCTATCGCACGGAAGTGGAGTGGCTTGACATAAATTATCCGGCTCCCGAACTTCATGAGAGGATCATGCTGAGTGCCCATACTAAATTTCCGGTGTGCCAGGGCTCTCTCGATAATACAATAGGTTTGCTGTCGGTAAAAGATTATTTTGAGCAGGTAGAAAAGCAGGGCAAACCCTTAGCGGACGTGCTAAGACAACCAATCTTTGTTTCGGAGTCGATGTATGCGATGCAAACGTTAAAACTTTTCCAACGAAAGAAGCAGTACCTGGCACTGGTAGTAAATGAGTTTGGCGCTGTAGAAGGCATTATAACCCTGCATGATATTATGGAAGCTATTATGGGCGATTTGCCCGATGTAGATGAAACCAGCGAACCTGACATCTACCTCCGGGAGGATGGCTCGTACCTGGTAAGTGGTGCTATATTGGTGCGGGAACTGAACAGAGAACTGGGATACGAACTTATAAAGGACCACCCGGAGCATTACGCTACTTTGGGTGGGTTTATACTTTATACTTTGTCAAAAATCCCGAAAATCGGGGATACTATTACCTTGCGAACCCATGAACTGGAAGTAATAGACATGGACGCCAGCAGGATAGACAAAGTACTGGTAAAAACTATACCGCCAACACCCGAAGCAGCTGCGTAA
- a CDS encoding YgaP family membrane protein, whose protein sequence is MECNVGLKEQKLRVLAGLALIGIGAYYNTKPLAALGIIPILTGMTRYCPVNQLIGYNGCTDKSVKDFT, encoded by the coding sequence ATGGAATGTAATGTTGGATTAAAAGAGCAGAAGCTTCGGGTGCTGGCAGGATTAGCACTAATAGGTATAGGTGCCTACTACAATACAAAGCCACTTGCAGCATTAGGCATTATCCCGATCCTGACAGGTATGACCCGTTACTGTCCGGTTAACCAGCTGATCGGGTACAACGGCTGCACCGATAAAAGTGTAAAAGACTTTACCTGA
- a CDS encoding c-type cytochrome gives MKTTIYILAGFMLLAAACGTAKRGEPTFAPVPDSEPAIAQGEVVFNTYCTKCHPGGEAGLGPSFNDKPLPGFLMRIQIRKGLGVMPGFKEEVISDDEMDNLIDYIKTLRKAKQDKAVTAP, from the coding sequence ATGAAAACGACGATCTATATACTTGCTGGTTTTATGTTGCTGGCAGCTGCCTGTGGTACGGCAAAGCGCGGTGAACCAACTTTTGCCCCTGTACCCGATTCTGAACCTGCCATTGCACAAGGCGAAGTTGTTTTTAATACTTATTGCACCAAATGCCATCCGGGTGGGGAAGCAGGCCTCGGCCCGTCATTTAATGATAAGCCATTACCTGGTTTCCTGATGCGTATTCAGATCCGAAAGGGACTTGGGGTAATGCCTGGCTTTAAAGAGGAAGTAATTTCAGATGATGAGATGGATAACCTGATTGACTACATCAAGACTTTACGTAAAGCGAAACAAGACAAAGCCGTAACTGCACCGTAA
- a CDS encoding PQQ-dependent sugar dehydrogenase: MMQPVRSAILLLMILLTTGCYRMRSSNGGGENSTLSNTRTINAADIELPAGYKAEAVATGFTFPTDVAFDENGQVYVTEAGYSYGEEFLEPKLIRIDQDGSKTNVATGALNGPWTGVAYYNGNFYVAEGGQKEGGKILQISKEGTVTTLVQNLPSYGDHHTNGPTIGPDGNLYFGIGTATNSGVVGPDNYDMGWLKRNPAFHDIPCQDITLTGQNFTSKAPDTQEGKTTGAYQSYGTPAKAGQVIPGAIPCSGAVLRVAADGRNMELMAWGFRNPFGLAFSPNGSLFVTDNGYDDRGSRPVWGVGDYLWQVQQGQWYGWPDFAGGLAFDGDRFEAPSKEAPKPVLANHPNKPPRPTATLGVHSSSNGLDFSTSASFGYTGEAFIAQFGDMAPNVGKVMAPVGFKVIRVNVENGIVSDFAVNKGKKNAPASALKNGGLERPVSAKFSPDGTALYIVDFGIMRIEGKKVIPQKSTGVLWKVTRTTR, encoded by the coding sequence ATGATGCAACCTGTACGCTCTGCTATACTTTTATTGATGATACTTCTGACCACAGGTTGTTACCGGATGCGGTCCTCCAATGGCGGCGGAGAAAATAGCACACTCTCCAATACCAGAACCATAAATGCAGCTGATATTGAGCTGCCTGCCGGTTATAAAGCAGAGGCAGTAGCTACTGGCTTTACTTTTCCTACGGATGTAGCTTTTGATGAGAACGGACAGGTTTATGTAACAGAAGCCGGTTACTCCTATGGCGAGGAATTTCTGGAACCGAAGCTGATCCGCATAGACCAGGATGGCAGCAAAACCAATGTAGCAACTGGCGCACTTAACGGGCCCTGGACGGGTGTAGCCTATTATAACGGGAACTTCTATGTAGCTGAAGGAGGTCAGAAAGAAGGTGGCAAAATTCTGCAGATCTCAAAAGAAGGCACTGTTACAACACTTGTACAAAATCTGCCCAGTTATGGCGATCATCATACCAACGGACCAACTATAGGCCCAGATGGGAATTTATACTTTGGTATCGGAACTGCTACCAACTCGGGTGTTGTAGGCCCAGACAACTATGACATGGGGTGGCTTAAACGAAATCCTGCTTTTCATGATATCCCCTGCCAGGACATTACGCTTACAGGCCAGAACTTTACAAGCAAAGCTCCTGACACGCAGGAAGGTAAAACGACCGGTGCTTACCAGTCTTATGGCACTCCTGCCAAAGCAGGTCAGGTTATACCAGGCGCAATACCCTGCTCAGGCGCTGTACTTCGAGTAGCTGCAGATGGCCGAAACATGGAATTAATGGCATGGGGTTTCCGGAACCCTTTTGGATTAGCTTTCTCGCCAAACGGCAGCTTGTTTGTAACAGACAACGGCTACGACGACCGCGGCAGCCGCCCGGTGTGGGGTGTTGGAGATTACCTGTGGCAGGTGCAGCAAGGGCAATGGTATGGCTGGCCCGACTTTGCAGGTGGCTTAGCATTTGATGGCGACAGGTTCGAAGCACCCAGCAAAGAGGCACCTAAACCTGTGTTAGCCAATCATCCTAATAAACCGCCACGCCCTACAGCCACGCTAGGGGTACACTCTTCGTCTAACGGCCTCGATTTCTCTACCTCAGCATCTTTTGGATACACTGGCGAGGCATTTATTGCCCAGTTTGGGGATATGGCTCCTAATGTAGGCAAAGTGATGGCCCCAGTAGGCTTTAAAGTTATCCGGGTAAATGTAGAAAATGGCATAGTTTCAGATTTTGCTGTAAATAAGGGCAAGAAAAATGCGCCTGCATCGGCTCTTAAAAATGGTGGCCTGGAGAGACCTGTCTCTGCTAAATTCTCTCCGGATGGCACAGCCTTATACATTGTTGATTTTGGCATTATGCGCATAGAAGGCAAAAAAGTGATACCACAGAAAAGTACCGGAGTACTCTGGAAAGTGACCCGCACAACACGCTAA
- a CDS encoding DUF2752 domain-containing protein, which translates to MQNSGTGTSVAVRSKAYLPEAILWLVGLFVMAVMQPGEAHLFSFCPFSYVLEWCPGCGLGHAIAWLARGELKASWEAHPLGVPAVLLLCWRSGQLLFLYYRYNRPSV; encoded by the coding sequence TTGCAGAATTCAGGAACAGGAACAAGTGTAGCAGTGCGCAGCAAAGCTTATTTGCCGGAGGCCATACTATGGTTGGTAGGGCTTTTTGTAATGGCTGTAATGCAGCCAGGGGAAGCTCACCTTTTCAGTTTTTGTCCTTTTAGTTATGTGCTGGAGTGGTGCCCGGGGTGTGGGTTAGGTCATGCTATAGCGTGGCTGGCCCGTGGAGAGTTAAAAGCGTCGTGGGAAGCACATCCGTTGGGGGTGCCAGCCGTGCTTTTATTGTGCTGGCGCAGTGGTCAGCTGTTGTTTTTATACTACAGGTATAATCGGCCATCAGTATAG
- a CDS encoding TM2 domain-containing protein — translation MSNILELMPELEPEELHYVQSLVNDMSFAETQQFANIYRSRRRKPQEVLILTIIGFFLLAGLQRFYLGQIGMGLLYFFTGGLCFVGTILDLINHKRLTYEYNVKEAQTVKAMLRF, via the coding sequence ATGTCAAATATTCTGGAATTAATGCCCGAACTGGAGCCGGAAGAACTCCATTATGTACAGTCGCTGGTAAATGATATGTCTTTTGCCGAGACACAACAGTTTGCCAACATCTATCGGTCGCGCCGCAGAAAGCCGCAGGAGGTGCTTATACTAACTATAATAGGGTTCTTTTTGCTGGCAGGTTTACAGCGTTTTTATTTAGGCCAAATTGGAATGGGCCTGCTATATTTTTTTACAGGTGGTCTTTGCTTTGTAGGTACTATACTTGACTTGATTAACCATAAGCGCCTGACCTATGAATATAATGTAAAGGAGGCGCAAACTGTAAAAGCAATGCTGAGATTTTAA